One part of the Algibacter sp. L1A34 genome encodes these proteins:
- a CDS encoding response regulator yields MKILAIDDQQLILLSLEKHLTDLGFDIKCADSGEKGLDLFDTFKPDIVIVDINMDGMSGLEVVKKIRIEKKSDTKILVLSGNTDDDTIIDGFDLGIDDYMKKPVSLNEVTVRISRIFGLKTDKLQSKTTKDQILQKRCVGVVIPCYNEEDRLLSKEFIDFVDSNLGYHLCFVNDGSTDKTLDVLNELQKDREKNISIYNCEKNGGKAEAVRQGVLHLAKDPQLDYIGYLDADLSTDFRDFDDLVKTIETTDFKIVSGSRMTRMGANIAKESARAIISKTINLIIRTILGMSFNDTQCGAKIMDKDIVNIMFKDKFITRWIFDVEIFMRMRNHYGKQKAISYICEQPLKRWVHADGSKLSMRDSVQIVGQLGQIALHYR; encoded by the coding sequence ATAAAAATTCTAGCCATAGATGATCAGCAATTAATTCTGTTATCATTAGAAAAGCATTTAACCGATTTAGGCTTTGATATAAAATGTGCTGACAGCGGAGAAAAAGGCTTAGATCTTTTCGACACGTTTAAACCAGATATCGTTATTGTAGATATTAATATGGATGGCATGTCTGGATTAGAGGTTGTAAAGAAAATTAGAATTGAAAAAAAATCTGATACAAAAATTTTAGTACTTTCTGGAAATACTGATGATGATACCATTATTGATGGCTTTGACTTAGGTATTGATGATTACATGAAAAAACCCGTATCTCTTAACGAAGTAACTGTAAGGATATCTAGAATATTTGGGTTAAAAACAGATAAGCTACAAAGTAAGACCACAAAAGATCAGATACTTCAAAAACGTTGTGTAGGTGTTGTTATTCCTTGTTATAATGAGGAAGATAGACTATTAAGTAAAGAGTTTATTGATTTTGTTGATAGTAATTTAGGCTATCATTTATGTTTTGTAAATGATGGTAGTACAGATAAAACTTTAGATGTTTTAAATGAATTACAAAAAGATAGAGAAAAAAATATAAGTATTTATAACTGTGAAAAAAATGGAGGAAAGGCTGAAGCCGTAAGACAAGGTGTATTACACTTGGCAAAAGACCCTCAATTAGATTATATAGGGTATTTAGATGCCGATTTATCAACAGATTTTAGAGATTTTGACGATCTAGTTAAAACCATAGAAACCACAGATTTTAAAATTGTTAGTGGCTCCAGAATGACAAGAATGGGTGCTAATATTGCTAAAGAATCTGCCCGTGCAATAATAAGTAAAACAATAAACCTTATAATTAGAACCATCTTGGGTATGTCATTCAATGATACACAATGTGGCGCAAAAATTATGGATAAAGATATTGTTAATATTATGTTTAAAGATAAGTTTATTACGCGTTGGATTTTTGATGTTGAAATCTTTATGAGAATGCGAAATCATTACGGAAAGCAAAAAGCAATTTCATACATCTGTGAACAACCTCTTAAAAGATGGGTTCATGCCGATGGATCTAAACTATCCATGAGAGACTCTGTTCAAATTGTTGGACAACTTGGACAAATAGCATTACATTATAGATAA
- a CDS encoding glycosyltransferase: protein MKLAIITAYPPSKVTLTEYAYHLVKSFRQNKAITELILLCDFTEGAKDIEFEEAGCKITVKECWSFNSYSNILNVTKAINKTQPDAVLFNLQFMKFGDKKIAAALGLMLPLVCKLKKIPNIVLLHNILEEVDLGSAGFTSNKVMQKLYGFIGTTLTKLILKADTVAVTMQKYVDILQPKYNVNNVKLIPHGTFEIPDEPDYKVPTNPMQVMAFGKFGTYKKVENMIEAVAKVRESTGLNLEVVIAGTDNPNVPGYLAKVKDDYKHIPQIRFTGYVEEYSVPILFNESTVVVFPYTSTTGSSGVLHQAGSYGKAVIMPDLGDLALLVKDEGYQGEFFDPTSVASLAKAIENIVTNDAYRIELGRVNYKAATAHPMSHIAQMYIDTFNKIISEK, encoded by the coding sequence ATGAAGTTAGCCATTATAACCGCATACCCACCAAGTAAAGTTACTTTAACCGAATATGCCTATCATTTAGTTAAATCTTTCAGGCAAAACAAAGCAATAACAGAATTAATATTATTATGCGATTTTACAGAAGGAGCAAAGGATATTGAATTTGAAGAAGCTGGGTGTAAAATTACGGTTAAAGAGTGTTGGTCTTTTAATAGCTATTCGAACATATTAAATGTTACCAAAGCAATAAATAAGACACAACCAGATGCTGTTTTATTTAATTTACAATTCATGAAATTTGGTGACAAAAAAATAGCAGCAGCATTGGGATTGATGTTACCCTTAGTATGTAAGCTTAAAAAGATACCAAATATTGTGTTATTGCATAATATTTTAGAAGAAGTAGACTTAGGAAGTGCTGGTTTTACATCTAATAAAGTGATGCAAAAACTATATGGTTTTATAGGAACAACTTTAACTAAATTAATTCTTAAAGCAGATACTGTTGCTGTTACTATGCAGAAGTATGTTGATATTTTACAACCTAAATATAACGTTAATAATGTTAAATTAATACCGCATGGTACGTTTGAAATTCCAGATGAGCCAGATTATAAAGTACCTACAAATCCTATGCAAGTGATGGCTTTTGGTAAATTTGGCACTTATAAAAAAGTTGAGAATATGATAGAAGCCGTTGCGAAGGTTAGGGAGTCTACAGGTTTAAATCTAGAGGTTGTTATCGCTGGTACAGATAACCCTAATGTTCCAGGATATTTAGCTAAAGTAAAAGATGATTATAAGCATATACCGCAAATTCGTTTTACGGGTTATGTTGAAGAATATTCAGTTCCTATTTTATTTAATGAAAGCACGGTTGTTGTCTTTCCTTATACATCTACCACAGGTAGTTCTGGTGTGTTACATCAAGCAGGTAGTTATGGTAAGGCTGTAATTATGCCAGATTTAGGAGATTTAGCGCTATTAGTTAAAGATGAAGGCTATCAAGGAGAATTTTTCGATCCAACATCTGTAGCTAGTTTAGCTAAAGCTATTGAAAATATTGTTACTAATGACGCTTATAGGATAGAATTAGGACG